The genomic stretch AGAATTACAACGCGATCCATGGCCGATCGGTCCGGGAAAACGTCCATTGCGATCAACTGGTGTCGCACTAGCCGTTGCTACTGGTCTTTTGGAAGCCAGTTATGCTAATACAGGAGCTAGGTACACATTTCATTTGTATACATTGTATTTAAGTGTTTTGAgtatattttactattattttcagAATAATGTTATTTGTCGGTGGGCCTTGTTCTCAAGGACCAGGTCAAGTCGTAACGGACGACTTAAGACAGCCTATTAGATCTCACCATGATATTCAAAAAGATAACGCCAAACATATGAAAAAGGCGACTAAACACTATGATTCTCTCGCGTCACGAGCCGCAACCAATGGCCACATAATAGATATATACTCATGCGCTCTCGATCAAACTGGTCTGTTAGAAATGAGACAATGTTGTAACTCAACAGGTGGTCACATGGTCATGGGAGATTCTTTCAATTCTTCTCTATTTAAACAAACGTTCCAACGTGTGTTCGCTAAGGATCATAAAGGCGACTTGAAAATGGCATTTAATGCGACATTAGAAGTAAAGACATCGCGAGAGATCAAAGTTTCGGGTGCGATTGGACCCTGTGTGTCTCTGGGCGTAAAAGGATCGAGTGTCGGAGAACAGGAAGTAGGATTAGGTGGAACGTGTCAGTGGAAATTTTGTTCCCTTACGCCATCCAGTACTACAGCATTGTTTTTCGAGGTTGTTAATCAACATACTGCGCCGATTCCTCAAGGTGGAAGGGGCTGCATTCAGTTCATCACACAGTATCAACATAGTAGTGGTCAACGAAGAATCAGAGTTACTACGATCGCTAGAAAGTACGTTAATATAATCAtccaattattaaatattattgtattttaaattacaatatTCTTCATTACAGTTGGGCGGATGCATCAACATCTTTGCATCATATAAGTGCTGGTTTTGATCAAGAAGCAGCAGCTGTTCTTATGTCACGTTTAGCGGTATTTAAAGCAGAGAGTGATGACGGACCAGATGTTCTAAGATGGGTCGATCGAATGCTTATCAGATTGGttcatattttttactaaattagcatttaatattttacatggcaTACGTAATTTTTTTAACGTTAAGGATTTCTGTAATAGTGCCAGAAATTCGGAGAATACGCAAAAGATGATCCAAACAGTTTTAGACTTGCAGAGAATTTCTCTTTATATCCTCAATTTATGTATCATTTGCGTAGATCGCAATTCTTACAAGTATTTAATAATTCCCCCGATGAAACTAGTTTTTATAGGTCAGTAGCTGTTGTACTTCTGTGTTCCGATCAATCGAAACGCTTCGTTACTAATCGAATTTTACATATTACAGACATATGCTCATGCGAGAAGATTTAACAAATTCTTTAATAATGGTGCAGCCAATTTTGTATAGTTATGGATTTAGTGGTCCCCCAGAACCAGTTTTATTAGATACTTCGTCTATTCAACCAGACAGGATTTTATTGATGGATACTTTCTTCCAAATCCTTATATTCCATGGAGAGGTAGTTATTTGTTACTATTACTTATGATTACTTATAATAAACGATATGATCGTAATGAGTTTAATTTATTACAGACCATTGCACAATGGCGCCAATTAAAATATCAAGATTTGCCGGAATACGAGAATTTCAGACAATTATTAGCAGCGCCTGTTGATGATGCCGCTGAAATATTAGCTGAACGGTTTCCTGCACCAAGATATATTGATACTGAACAAGGTGGTTCACAAGCGAGATTTTTATTGAGTAAAGTAAATCCAAGTCAAACCCACAATAATATGTACGCCTATGGAGCGGTAAGtatattttgtttttcatttttattcctaATGATGCGTTTCATTTACAACATAAATTTTTTCTATATCAAACTATTTTATTTGTTGTTCACTTTCAA from Bombus vancouverensis nearcticus chromosome 9, iyBomVanc1_principal, whole genome shotgun sequence encodes the following:
- the Sec23 gene encoding transport protein Sec23 isoform X1; its protein translation is MTTYEDFIQQNEDRDGVRITWNVWPSSRLDATRLVVPLGTLYQPIKERPDLPPIQYDPVLCTRSTCRAILNPLCQVDYRAKLWVCNLCFQRNPFPPQYAAISEQHQPAELIPKFSTIEYTIMRAQCLPPIFLLVVDTCMDDEELGSLKDSLQMSLSLLPSNALIGLITFGRMVQVHELGCEGCSKSYVFRGTKDLQPKQVQDMLGIGRPMPGQNPNQQRGPSGQPLPPANRFLQPVHKCDMSLTDLLGELQRDPWPIGPGKRPLRSTGVALAVATGLLEASYANTGARIMLFVGGPCSQGPGQVVTDDLRQPIRSHHDIQKDNAKHMKKATKHYDSLASRAATNGHIIDIYSCALDQTGLLEMRQCCNSTGGHMVMGDSFNSSLFKQTFQRVFAKDHKGDLKMAFNATLEVKTSREIKVSGAIGPCVSLGVKGSSVGEQEVGLGGTCQWKFCSLTPSSTTALFFEVVNQHTAPIPQGGRGCIQFITQYQHSSGQRRIRVTTIARNWADASTSLHHISAGFDQEAAAVLMSRLAVFKAESDDGPDVLRWVDRMLIRLCQKFGEYAKDDPNSFRLAENFSLYPQFMYHLRRSQFLQVFNNSPDETSFYRHMLMREDLTNSLIMVQPILYSYGFSGPPEPVLLDTSSIQPDRILLMDTFFQILIFHGETIAQWRQLKYQDLPEYENFRQLLAAPVDDAAEILAERFPAPRYIDTEQGGSQARFLLSKVNPSQTHNNMYAYGAGMPIPSGESGAPVLTDDVSLQVFMEHLKKLAVSSTA
- the Sec23 gene encoding transport protein Sec23 isoform X2, translating into MTTYEDFIQQNEDRDGVRITWNVWPSSRLDATRLVVPLGTLYQPIKERPDLPPIQYDPVLCTRSTCRAILNPLCQVDYRAKLWVCNLCFQRNPFPPQYAAISEQHQPAELIPKFSTIEYTIMRAQCLPPIFLLVVDTCMDDEELGSLKDSLQMSLSLLPSNALIGLITFGRMVQVHELGCEGCSKSYVFRGTKDLQPKQVQDMLGIGRPMPGQNPNQQRGPSGQPLPPANRFLQPVHKCDMSLTDLLGELQRDPWPIGPGKRPLRSTGVALAVATGLLEASYANTGARIMLFVGGPCSQGPGQVVTDDLRQPIRSHHDIQKDNAKHMKKATKHYDSLASRAATNGHIIDIYSCALDQTGLLEMRQCCNSTGGHMVMGDSFNSSLFKQTFQRVFAKDHKGDLKMAFNATLEVKTSREIKVSGAIGPCVSLGVKGSSVGEQEVGLGGTCQWKFCSLTPSSTTALFFEVVNQHTAPIPQGGRGCIQFITQYQHSSGQRRIRVTTIARNWADASTSLHHISAGFDQEAAAVLMSRLAVFKAESDDGPDVLRWVDRMLIRLCQKFGEYAKDDPNSFRLAENFSLYPQFMYHLRRSQFLQVFNNSPDETSFYRHMLMREDLTNSLIMVQPILYSYGFSGPPEPVLLDTSSIQPDRILLMDTFFQILIFHGETIAQWRQLKYQDLPEYENFRQLLAAPVDDAAEILAERFPAPRYIDTEQGGSQARFLLSKVNPSQTHNNMYAYGAESGAPVLTDDVSLQVFMEHLKKLAVSSTA